One region of Carya illinoinensis cultivar Pawnee chromosome 8, C.illinoinensisPawnee_v1, whole genome shotgun sequence genomic DNA includes:
- the LOC122319126 gene encoding uncharacterized Rho GTPase-activating protein At5g61530-like isoform X2 yields MPSVTSPQLHEKASGFFSSSGVKLKEARQSAGTFVGEVTKDAKDNLTDVAERVGLVVKSRWALLQQPSTRRAVQERLICAAASTGTLLRKGVTETKGKVVVGKTKVEEVAKKTAQRSKTLLTDIERWQKGVASTDVFGVPIEVTVQRQQSSRPIPYVLVKCADYLILSGLNSPDLFKSEGDKKVIQHLVSVYNQDSNALLPEGVNPVDVAALAKCYLASLPEPLTTSELYNEIRGAHSSIHAMRNILKRLPSVNYTTLEFITALLLRVSQKSLLNKMDARSLAMEIAPVIIWQKGGKPEFYRKYWSQPSKGSSKNMDPPLSYSAWDMLAEEGEAIDASSLIPLDDGMTTDFGADGMTIDFDAIEVVVCLIEHHNAIFTDANETVWR; encoded by the exons ATGCCGTCCGTCACATCGCCTCAGTTGCATGAGAAGGCTAGCGGTTTCTTCTCTTCGTCGG GTGTAAAGCTCAAAGAGGCCCGGCAATCAGCCGGGACATTTGTGGGGGAGGTTACAAAGGATGCAAAAGATAACTTAACTGATGTGGCAGAACGTGTTGGCTTGGTGGTGAAAAGTCGATGGGCACTTCTACAGCAGCCATCGACAAGGCGTGCTGTTCAAGAACGTCTTATATGTGCAGCTGCTTCCACTGGTACATTGCTTAGGAAGGGTGTCACAGAGACAAAGGGCAAAGTTGTCGTTGGGAAGACAAAAGTTGAAGAG GTTGCAAAGAAGACCGCACAGAGAAGTAAGACTCTCTTGACTGACATTGAACGATGGCAGAAG GGAGTTGCTAGCACTGATG TATTTGGTGTTCCAATTGAGGTCACGGTGCAGCGGCAACAATCCAGCAGGCCCATTCCCTATGTTTTGGTCAAATGTGCAGATTATCTTATATTATCTG GACTAAATTCACCCGACCTTTTTAAGTCTGAGGGCGATAAAAAGGTCATTCAACACTTGGTTTCGGTATACAATCAAG ATTCTAATGCGCTGTTGCCAGAGGGAGTAAATCCAGTTGATGTAGCAGCTCTAGCAAAATGCTACCTAGCTAGCCTCCCTGAGCCACTAACTACATCTGAGCTGTATAACGAAATTAGGGGTGCTCATTCTAGTATACATGCAATGAGAAACATACTTAAGAGGCTTCCTAGTGTAAACTACACGACACTGGAATTTATCACTGCTCTGTTACTCCGGGTTAGCCAGAAGTCACTTCTTAACAAG ATGGATGCCCGAAGCCTTGCCATGGAAATAGCCCCTGTCATTATTTGGCAGAAGGGAGGGAAACCAGAGTTCTATAGGAAATATTGGAGCCAACCGTCCAAAGGTTCTTCCAAGAACATGGATCCCCCACTCAGTTACAGTGCATGGGACATGCTTGCTG AGGAGGGTGAAGCAATCGATGCATCCTCTCTCATTCCTTTGGATGATGGCATGACAACTGACTTTGGTGCCGATGGCATGACAATTGACTTTGATGCCATTGAGGTGGTTGTGTGTCTTATAGAACATCACAATGCAATTTTCACGGATGCTAATGAGACTGTCTGGAGATGA
- the LOC122319126 gene encoding uncharacterized Rho GTPase-activating protein At5g61530-like isoform X1: MPSVTSPQLHEKASGFFSSSAGVKLKEARQSAGTFVGEVTKDAKDNLTDVAERVGLVVKSRWALLQQPSTRRAVQERLICAAASTGTLLRKGVTETKGKVVVGKTKVEEVAKKTAQRSKTLLTDIERWQKGVASTDVFGVPIEVTVQRQQSSRPIPYVLVKCADYLILSGLNSPDLFKSEGDKKVIQHLVSVYNQDSNALLPEGVNPVDVAALAKCYLASLPEPLTTSELYNEIRGAHSSIHAMRNILKRLPSVNYTTLEFITALLLRVSQKSLLNKMDARSLAMEIAPVIIWQKGGKPEFYRKYWSQPSKGSSKNMDPPLSYSAWDMLAEEGEAIDASSLIPLDDGMTTDFGADGMTIDFDAIEVVVCLIEHHNAIFTDANETVWR; encoded by the exons ATGCCGTCCGTCACATCGCCTCAGTTGCATGAGAAGGCTAGCGGTTTCTTCTCTTCGTCGG CAGGTGTAAAGCTCAAAGAGGCCCGGCAATCAGCCGGGACATTTGTGGGGGAGGTTACAAAGGATGCAAAAGATAACTTAACTGATGTGGCAGAACGTGTTGGCTTGGTGGTGAAAAGTCGATGGGCACTTCTACAGCAGCCATCGACAAGGCGTGCTGTTCAAGAACGTCTTATATGTGCAGCTGCTTCCACTGGTACATTGCTTAGGAAGGGTGTCACAGAGACAAAGGGCAAAGTTGTCGTTGGGAAGACAAAAGTTGAAGAG GTTGCAAAGAAGACCGCACAGAGAAGTAAGACTCTCTTGACTGACATTGAACGATGGCAGAAG GGAGTTGCTAGCACTGATG TATTTGGTGTTCCAATTGAGGTCACGGTGCAGCGGCAACAATCCAGCAGGCCCATTCCCTATGTTTTGGTCAAATGTGCAGATTATCTTATATTATCTG GACTAAATTCACCCGACCTTTTTAAGTCTGAGGGCGATAAAAAGGTCATTCAACACTTGGTTTCGGTATACAATCAAG ATTCTAATGCGCTGTTGCCAGAGGGAGTAAATCCAGTTGATGTAGCAGCTCTAGCAAAATGCTACCTAGCTAGCCTCCCTGAGCCACTAACTACATCTGAGCTGTATAACGAAATTAGGGGTGCTCATTCTAGTATACATGCAATGAGAAACATACTTAAGAGGCTTCCTAGTGTAAACTACACGACACTGGAATTTATCACTGCTCTGTTACTCCGGGTTAGCCAGAAGTCACTTCTTAACAAG ATGGATGCCCGAAGCCTTGCCATGGAAATAGCCCCTGTCATTATTTGGCAGAAGGGAGGGAAACCAGAGTTCTATAGGAAATATTGGAGCCAACCGTCCAAAGGTTCTTCCAAGAACATGGATCCCCCACTCAGTTACAGTGCATGGGACATGCTTGCTG AGGAGGGTGAAGCAATCGATGCATCCTCTCTCATTCCTTTGGATGATGGCATGACAACTGACTTTGGTGCCGATGGCATGACAATTGACTTTGATGCCATTGAGGTGGTTGTGTGTCTTATAGAACATCACAATGCAATTTTCACGGATGCTAATGAGACTGTCTGGAGATGA